In Astyanax mexicanus isolate ESR-SI-001 chromosome 7, AstMex3_surface, whole genome shotgun sequence, the genomic stretch aacgtaatgagtgccagtaacaggagtgagttccagtaacaggaataagtgtcattaacatgttttttttttataaatataacttatcggaacatgcagtcaaccatttcttaaaTTAACACTTTCTTGAAAGAaagaaattagtggacttgcttttaaaattGCTTTAGAAATTACACATGACTTTTGTAACTatctttggcttagaaaccttgtaaaaaaaataggtaaagctgcctgagtttaacctgttttgaatatttaaatgttattagaGTTGAGAAAAAATAAGAATAGTCACAACAAGCAAATGTAATATGTacgtttttctttgtttttttttttttgttatgggtAGTAGTGCGCATGCCCCGCAATCCTTTTCGGGAATTAAGTTGACACGCTCACTCGATTGCGTGTACCACCGTTCGACACGCCCACACTGCtcgtgagtgacaggctatgtggtgaatgaggtgagtgaatttttttttttacaatatttaacaattgaacaatttgtctatgataggtttaaaaataaagaaaacttgagaaaacgtaaaaaataaaaataaaataaaacaaacaaactaaaaaaaaaaaaaacgtagaataacagttccggctaactgctgctcttataataacatttaagaacatggccaAAAACCAacttatgtaattcacgtaaaaattaagttactgtaaaaaaatgacctcctatttaaaaagcaatataagttgttcatttgtaacatttctaatacatttatggtgttttttactcacttttttctcccccacaaccctaatcctttaccgcttcaaaaacatgcattatgcaaattaggcgatgacgtcatttagcgacttctagcgacttttaggacagacaaagctactttccttactgaggagttggcaacagtGAGTGAGTGTTCCACCGATGACGTCATCACCAGCAGATTATAAATAGACACAGCCCTCTTAACAAATTCCATATCGCAAACGACGACATGGATTTAGAGGCGCTATACACTTCATTAGATTTATTAAGTAGGTTTGGAGTGACGCTAAATGCTGAGCACAGAGCGGCCCTGCAGACCTCTTTCATCATTCTAAAGACACACATGAAATTCAGCCGAGTTCTGTTCTGGGGGAAGATCTTCGGGCTCGAAAGAGATTATTACATAGCACAGGGGCTTGGGGAGGATGAAATCAAAGACAGAAAGTATTTTTACAGTCAAGACTGCATAGACTGGTACCTGCTCCCTCCTGCCACTGAGACCCTGATTGATGAGGTGGCAGTGGCCGCAAAAGGGCGTTTTATGGGAGACCCGTCACACAAGTATGAGCAGGGGACAATGGAAAAAGAAGAAGGAGGTGGGTTTAAGGTGGTAAAAGTGAGCGAAGAGCAGCGATTAGCTGTGACTGTGTTCACTATTGATCAGGAGGCTGTTGTACCAAAAGGTGCATACATTAAGAAAACGTTTAGCGACTGTGTGTGCACAATGCAGAGCCTGCTGTGGCAGGGCCTTACTACCTTCTTTGAGTTACCAATTACTAAATTACAAGGTTACATCTATATGGGAGACGGGCTTCCAACATTTGACCTTTCATTTATGTGATTTTACTTAACCTAACTtgataaagatataaaaaaaatccccaaaaacccaaaaatagtacaaaaaataccCCCCAAAAACATGTGAGGACAAAACTCAAAAAAGTCTGTCTGTCTAATCAAACCAATCAAATAAATCAACCAGAGCTCTGACAACAACATAGAGAATATAGAGAGAGCTGGGAGGAGAGGGGCAATAGCAGCACACAAGTGTGACTGGTCAGTGGGTCACATTGAATC encodes the following:
- the LOC103039595 gene encoding radial spoke head protein 9 homolog, which encodes MDLEALYTSLDLLSRFGVTLNAEHRAALQTSFIILKTHMKFSRVLFWGKIFGLERDYYIAQGLGEDEIKDRKYFYSQDCIDWYLLPPATETLIDEVAVAAKGRFMGDPSHKYEQGTMEKEEGGGFKVVKVSEEQRLAVTVFTIDQEAVVPKGAYIKKTFSDCVCTMQSLLWQGLTTFFELPITKLQGYIYMGDGLPTFDLSFM